A region from the Halomarina litorea genome encodes:
- a CDS encoding METTL5 family protein translates to MNRRSLERRLESVAGFDDPRVEWEQYPTPAPLAAHLVHLAALQGDFDRPVVDLGTGTGMLALGARLLGATEVVGVDRDPSALAIAVANADRVDAPGVSWVLGDATRPPLCPREATVLMNPPFGAQHGREHADRAFLDAARRLARVTYSVHNAGSRGFVEAFADDAGGTVTHAFGAEFDLDRQFAFHTSERHTLDVEVFRVVWE, encoded by the coding sequence ATGAACCGTCGCTCCCTCGAACGCCGCCTCGAATCGGTCGCCGGGTTCGACGACCCGCGCGTCGAGTGGGAGCAGTACCCGACGCCCGCACCGCTGGCGGCGCACCTCGTCCACCTCGCCGCTCTGCAGGGCGACTTCGACCGACCGGTCGTCGACCTCGGGACGGGCACCGGAATGCTCGCACTCGGTGCGCGCCTCCTCGGGGCGACCGAGGTGGTCGGCGTCGACCGCGACCCCTCGGCGCTCGCCATCGCCGTGGCGAACGCGGACCGGGTGGACGCGCCGGGCGTCTCGTGGGTCCTCGGCGACGCGACGCGACCCCCGCTCTGCCCGCGCGAGGCGACGGTCCTGATGAACCCCCCGTTCGGCGCCCAGCACGGCCGGGAACACGCCGACCGAGCGTTTCTGGACGCGGCCCGTCGCCTCGCGCGGGTCACCTACTCGGTACACAACGCGGGTAGTCGCGGGTTCGTCGAGGCGTTCGCCGACGACGCGGGCGGGACGGTCACGCACGCGTTCGGCGCGGAGTTCGACCTGGACCGGCAGTTCGCGTTCCACACGAGCGAGCGCCACACGCTCGACGTCGAGGTGTTCCGCGTCGTCTGGGAGTGA
- a CDS encoding rhomboid family intramembrane serine protease: MVTAPGWLPAQQLLLVAVALLSFGVALRLAGVGESVGPRLRSRFVLGVPWGTFSITLFVLWVYLVVQGGWHHPYSPTVLPYRAWSYFYPLGMLVSPFAHASLGHLVGNLVGTLTFGTMAEYAWSHYPRERGRQTFTSLGTNPFARIALFVAGTLAVGVLTGLFVLGPSIGFSGVVFGFAGFALLRYPIGTVVALTAGQVLSLLYSALRTPTVEAGGQPAFVTPWWSNIAIQGHALGLFIGAVLAVLLVRRRDARPSALRLWLATLLFAASQGLWAVYVPLSGGQFRLYRAVGTALVFVLAALFVSAVRSPDRTLLSRIDLSYREATFGLVVGVTLALALVAVPFNLFAVANPDAGVTEQNSVEVHDYTVFYAHDVPNQYVSAVDVDALGASSSVNASGVIVASADREVWWEVVPTSRLAYDGRSYVRVGGLGWRDTVVANFSGWTPAGNRTAYVVSLEHDDTRRLAFASKPSTADPTIEGRNVTFVPGREFTLVVSRADETVGKAALPGVNRTTSAGGLTFSREDHARGDRIYVSTANGTRVRIATEPSRP, translated from the coding sequence ATGGTCACGGCCCCGGGGTGGCTCCCCGCCCAGCAACTCCTACTGGTCGCCGTCGCCCTCCTCTCGTTCGGGGTGGCGCTCCGACTCGCGGGGGTGGGCGAGAGCGTCGGCCCTCGACTCCGCTCGCGGTTCGTCCTCGGCGTCCCGTGGGGGACGTTCTCGATTACGCTGTTCGTCCTCTGGGTGTACCTGGTCGTCCAGGGCGGGTGGCACCACCCCTACTCACCGACCGTCCTCCCGTATCGCGCGTGGTCGTACTTCTATCCGCTGGGGATGCTCGTCTCGCCGTTCGCCCACGCCAGCCTCGGCCACCTCGTGGGCAACCTCGTCGGCACGCTCACCTTCGGGACGATGGCCGAGTACGCCTGGAGCCACTACCCCCGAGAGCGCGGGCGGCAGACGTTCACCTCGCTCGGGACGAACCCGTTCGCCCGCATCGCCCTGTTCGTCGCCGGGACGCTCGCGGTCGGCGTCCTCACCGGACTGTTCGTCCTCGGCCCGTCCATCGGCTTCTCGGGCGTCGTCTTCGGCTTCGCCGGCTTCGCCCTCCTTCGCTACCCCATCGGCACCGTCGTCGCCCTCACGGCGGGGCAGGTGCTCTCGTTGCTGTACAGCGCGCTCCGCACCCCGACAGTCGAGGCGGGCGGACAGCCGGCGTTCGTCACGCCCTGGTGGTCGAACATCGCCATCCAGGGCCACGCGCTCGGCCTGTTCATCGGCGCGGTCCTCGCCGTCCTCCTCGTGCGGCGGCGCGACGCCCGCCCCTCCGCGCTTCGACTCTGGCTGGCGACGCTGCTGTTCGCCGCCTCGCAGGGGCTCTGGGCGGTGTACGTCCCGCTCTCGGGCGGGCAGTTCCGGCTCTACCGTGCGGTGGGAACGGCGCTCGTGTTCGTCCTCGCGGCCCTGTTCGTCTCGGCGGTCAGGAGCCCCGACCGGACGCTCCTGTCGAGAATCGACCTCTCGTACCGCGAGGCGACGTTCGGCCTCGTGGTGGGCGTGACGCTGGCGCTGGCACTCGTCGCCGTCCCGTTCAACCTCTTCGCGGTGGCGAACCCAGACGCGGGGGTCACCGAACAGAACAGCGTCGAGGTGCACGACTACACCGTCTTCTACGCCCACGACGTGCCCAACCAGTACGTCTCCGCGGTGGACGTCGACGCCCTCGGCGCGAGTTCGAGCGTCAACGCCAGCGGCGTCATCGTCGCCAGCGCGGACCGGGAGGTGTGGTGGGAGGTGGTCCCGACGAGTCGCCTCGCGTACGACGGGCGGAGCTACGTCCGTGTGGGCGGCCTCGGCTGGCGGGACACCGTCGTCGCGAACTTCTCGGGGTGGACGCCCGCCGGCAACCGGACGGCGTACGTCGTCTCCCTTGAACACGACGACACCCGCCGCCTCGCGTTCGCCTCGAAGCCGAGCACCGCCGACCCGACCATTGAGGGGCGCAACGTCACGTTCGTCCCCGGTCGGGAGTTCACGCTGGTCGTCTCGCGGGCCGACGAGACCGTCGGCAAGGCGGCACTCCCGGGCGTCAATCGCACCACCAGCGCCGGCGGCCTGACCTTCTCGCGCGAGGACCACGCGCGCGGCGACCGCATCTACGTGAGCACCGCGAACGGGACGCGCGTGCGCATCGCGACGGAACCGAGCAGACCCTGA
- a CDS encoding cell division protein FtsA: MAKGLDVGTMNLVSGRQDEGDTVFVQQRNSFVEIEYSDMAEQMLSRSDVLHIRKDDTVYVVGDDALNFANIFKQETRRPMQRGILSSDEKSAIPMIKLIIEQVVGEPDYPGETIHFSTPADPIDSDLSTLYHQKTCESFLADMGYNPEPINEGMAVIYSELADNNFTGLGISFGAGMTNVCLAYYAVPVMTFSIARGGDWIDEQAAQATGKPVDKVTSIKEDDFELDFRTDVGGVEGALAIYYENLLDYVIQHIAREVDDEDVEEGLDVPVVVTGGTASPSGFEKLFEDHLKDANLPFSISDVRSADETLYSVARGSLVAARSEEDRDAPKKSAPVSSSKSGSKSGSKSKGKSKSSDAGSDKKEEEAAATED, encoded by the coding sequence ATGGCGAAAGGCCTAGACGTCGGCACGATGAACCTGGTATCGGGTCGGCAAGACGAGGGCGACACCGTGTTCGTCCAGCAGCGAAACAGTTTCGTCGAAATCGAGTACTCCGACATGGCAGAGCAGATGCTCTCGCGGTCGGACGTCCTCCACATCCGCAAGGACGACACCGTCTACGTGGTCGGCGACGACGCGCTCAACTTTGCGAACATCTTCAAGCAGGAGACGCGCCGCCCGATGCAGCGCGGCATCCTCTCCTCGGACGAGAAGAGCGCCATCCCGATGATCAAGCTCATCATCGAACAGGTCGTCGGCGAACCGGACTACCCCGGCGAGACCATCCACTTCTCGACGCCCGCGGATCCCATCGACTCGGACCTCTCGACGCTGTACCACCAGAAGACCTGCGAGTCGTTCCTCGCGGACATGGGCTACAACCCCGAACCCATCAACGAGGGGATGGCGGTCATCTACAGCGAACTCGCGGACAACAACTTCACCGGCCTCGGCATCAGCTTCGGCGCGGGCATGACGAACGTCTGTCTCGCCTACTACGCCGTGCCCGTCATGACGTTCTCCATCGCCCGCGGCGGCGACTGGATCGACGAGCAGGCCGCACAGGCCACCGGCAAGCCCGTCGACAAGGTCACCTCCATCAAGGAGGACGACTTCGAACTCGACTTCCGCACCGACGTCGGCGGCGTCGAGGGTGCGCTGGCCATCTACTACGAGAACCTGCTCGACTACGTCATCCAGCACATCGCGCGAGAGGTCGACGACGAGGACGTCGAGGAGGGTCTCGACGTGCCCGTCGTCGTCACCGGCGGCACGGCGAGCCCGAGCGGCTTCGAGAAGCTCTTCGAGGACCACCTGAAGGACGCGAACCTCCCGTTCTCCATCAGCGACGTCCGGAGCGCCGACGAGACCCTCTACAGCGTCGCCCGCGGGTCGCTCGTCGCCGCCCGCAGCGAGGAGGACCGCGACGCTCCCAAGAAGAGCGCACCCGTCTCCTCTTCGAAGTCCGGGTCCAAATCTGGGTCCAAGTCGAAGGGCAAGTCGAAGTCCTCCGACGCCGGCAGCGACAAGAAAGAGGAGGAAGCCGCGGCGACCGAGGACTGA
- a CDS encoding DUF7139 domain-containing protein, with the protein MSDFGDVEETLVGWYRQYIGEPERRIDVYLGFALFFGGLALGVAGLVLFVAEQAASGEGKLYWLREIAFAIGALGLPALLAGVTVLLPVERRARVGAFAGGAITLAAVGFFVWAYPYQWDTTSGVDYSMQGVAVYAVGLVTVVAVTAAALVSYHVERVAPTESGEAASAGPEVTDEQVRRDIDEAMSGTELTWGGVAKDETRRITFSSERASADAGLDTSGFDGVEAKSVRSSGGSVDAAVAGLQGMRGDADRSERGAGTDDQAEALAALRDQQAQAEAERPDGFVARLRSWLSLG; encoded by the coding sequence ATGAGCGACTTCGGCGACGTGGAGGAAACGCTCGTGGGGTGGTATCGACAGTACATCGGCGAACCGGAGCGACGCATCGACGTCTACCTCGGGTTCGCGCTCTTCTTCGGGGGGCTGGCCCTCGGCGTCGCGGGGCTCGTCCTGTTCGTCGCCGAGCAGGCCGCCTCCGGCGAGGGGAAACTCTACTGGCTCCGCGAGATAGCGTTCGCCATCGGCGCGCTCGGCCTCCCGGCGCTGCTGGCGGGCGTGACGGTGCTCCTCCCGGTCGAACGGCGTGCTCGGGTGGGCGCGTTCGCGGGCGGGGCTATCACCCTCGCCGCCGTCGGCTTCTTCGTCTGGGCGTACCCCTACCAGTGGGACACGACCAGCGGGGTGGACTACAGCATGCAGGGCGTCGCCGTCTACGCCGTCGGTCTCGTCACTGTCGTGGCGGTGACGGCGGCGGCGCTCGTGAGCTACCACGTCGAACGCGTCGCCCCGACCGAGAGTGGCGAGGCGGCGAGCGCCGGCCCCGAGGTGACGGACGAACAGGTCCGCCGGGACATCGACGAGGCGATGTCGGGCACCGAACTCACGTGGGGTGGCGTCGCGAAGGACGAGACGCGGCGTATCACGTTCAGCAGCGAGCGGGCGTCGGCTGACGCTGGACTCGACACCTCCGGGTTCGACGGCGTGGAGGCGAAATCCGTCCGCTCGTCGGGTGGGAGCGTCGACGCCGCCGTCGCCGGCCTGCAGGGGATGCGCGGGGACGCCGACCGGAGCGAACGCGGCGCGGGCACGGACGACCAGGCCGAGGCGCTCGCCGCCCTCCGCGACCAGCAAGCCCAGGCCGAGGCGGAGCGACCCGACGGGTTCGTCGCCCGCCTCCGATCGTGGCTCAGTCTCGGCTGA
- a CDS encoding phosphotransferase family protein → MSEDGTEGERGTEYFERLVDVDRLAEYLEAELGPVEEYEVRRHQEGHSNETLFVTWGDRELVIRRPPPGETAESAHDVLREHHVMDSLQGTEVPLPETILACDDDAVMGSDFYVMARVEGDVLRTGEPERFQNDDARRRIGEELVDTLAEIHLVDYEAVGLEDFGYPPGFTERQVERWSEQLTWAFDVTTEEREVPELYDVMEWLSENVPEDAPSTLVHGDYKLDNVMYGPDDDPEIVAVMDWEMSTLGDPFTDLGWMLSYWWDAKDPDPPQATDTLTKDFMTHEAYPTREELVARYEDATGFTYDREADRFYRTLAVYKLAGLGEMFFRRYLEGNSDDPMYPKMREGVPQLAARARRIIDGEEPL, encoded by the coding sequence GTGAGCGAGGACGGCACCGAGGGCGAGCGGGGGACCGAGTACTTCGAGCGACTCGTCGACGTGGACCGACTGGCGGAGTATCTGGAGGCAGAACTCGGCCCCGTCGAGGAGTACGAGGTGCGACGCCACCAGGAGGGCCACTCCAACGAGACGCTGTTCGTCACGTGGGGCGACCGCGAACTCGTCATCCGACGCCCGCCGCCGGGCGAGACGGCCGAGAGCGCGCACGACGTGCTCCGCGAACACCACGTCATGGACTCCTTGCAGGGGACCGAGGTACCCCTCCCGGAGACCATCCTCGCGTGCGACGACGACGCGGTGATGGGCAGCGACTTCTACGTGATGGCCCGCGTCGAGGGCGACGTGCTCCGGACGGGCGAACCCGAGCGGTTCCAGAACGACGACGCGCGCCGGCGCATCGGCGAGGAACTGGTCGATACGCTGGCCGAGATCCACTTGGTGGACTACGAGGCCGTCGGGCTGGAGGACTTCGGCTACCCGCCGGGGTTCACCGAGCGACAGGTCGAGCGCTGGTCCGAGCAGCTGACGTGGGCGTTCGACGTGACCACGGAGGAACGCGAGGTGCCCGAACTGTACGACGTGATGGAGTGGCTCTCGGAGAACGTCCCCGAGGACGCCCCCTCGACGCTCGTCCACGGCGACTACAAACTGGACAACGTGATGTACGGGCCGGACGACGACCCCGAGATCGTCGCCGTGATGGACTGGGAGATGAGCACGCTCGGCGACCCCTTCACGGACCTCGGGTGGATGCTGTCGTACTGGTGGGACGCGAAGGATCCCGACCCCCCGCAGGCGACGGACACCCTCACGAAGGACTTCATGACTCACGAGGCCTACCCCACCCGCGAGGAACTCGTCGCGCGCTACGAGGACGCGACCGGGTTCACCTACGACCGGGAGGCGGACCGCTTCTACCGGACGCTCGCCGTCTACAAACTGGCGGGCCTCGGCGAGATGTTCTTCCGGCGGTACCTGGAGGGCAACTCCGACGACCCGATGTACCCGAAGATGCGCGAGGGCGTCCCGCAACTAGCGGCCCGCGCACGGCGTATCATCGACGGCGAGGAACCGCTCTGA
- a CDS encoding EamA family transporter: MDLSEAGAGVFFGGVTMVAWGIWLVVGNAASESIDPRTAAAISYVVATTLAVAYVVTSDASLAVTPRGGVLAAVAGVFVAIGLISTYIGLSVGTTTTVSTVGAMYFVVAALIGMAVLGDEFTVGKGVGLVLAAVGVLLVAR, encoded by the coding sequence ATCGACCTCTCAGAAGCGGGCGCGGGTGTCTTCTTCGGCGGAGTCACGATGGTTGCGTGGGGAATCTGGCTGGTCGTCGGGAACGCCGCATCCGAATCGATTGACCCGAGGACTGCCGCTGCGATCTCGTACGTCGTCGCGACGACCCTCGCCGTAGCCTACGTCGTCACCTCCGATGCGTCGCTCGCCGTCACCCCGCGGGGCGGAGTGCTCGCGGCCGTCGCCGGCGTCTTCGTGGCGATCGGCCTCATCTCGACGTACATCGGCCTCTCCGTGGGGACGACCACGACCGTTTCGACGGTCGGTGCGATGTACTTCGTCGTCGCGGCGCTCATCGGGATGGCCGTCCTCGGCGACGAGTTCACCGTGGGGAAGGGTGTCGGTCTCGTGCTCGCCGCCGTCGGGGTGCTCCTCGTCGCCCGATAG
- a CDS encoding alpha/beta hydrolase — translation MADDPHPQAQALLDTIDQSPMPPTYSLSTANARAVAEEFFAPTDPEPVDEVTEFSIPGPAGDVPLTVYHPEGDGPHPALVYLHGGGWTLGSRDTHDGVCRALSNRADCVVVSVEYRLAPEHPFPAGLEDCYAAVRWVCAHGDRFGVDTDRVAVGGDSAGGNLTAAITLMARDDREAARLSERRDGPRDAPESAPDIAHQVLIYPAVASPMIQRFDSYEENGEGYLLEWESMVNYYGNYLPNPAQRRNEYAAPLLARDLSGLPPATVITAGFDPLRDEGRAYADRLEEAGVTVSRHHYEGMIHAFVNFAEAMDAAGEAFDAIGDDLKKSF, via the coding sequence ATGGCCGACGACCCGCATCCACAGGCGCAGGCGCTCCTCGACACCATCGACCAGTCGCCGATGCCGCCGACGTACTCGCTCTCGACGGCGAACGCGCGCGCCGTCGCCGAGGAGTTCTTCGCACCGACCGATCCCGAACCCGTCGACGAGGTCACGGAGTTCTCGATTCCCGGTCCTGCAGGCGACGTCCCCCTGACCGTCTACCACCCCGAGGGCGACGGCCCACACCCCGCGCTCGTCTACCTCCACGGCGGCGGGTGGACCCTCGGTAGCCGCGACACGCACGACGGCGTCTGTCGGGCCCTCTCGAACCGCGCGGACTGCGTCGTCGTCAGCGTCGAGTACCGCCTCGCGCCCGAACACCCCTTCCCCGCCGGACTGGAGGACTGCTACGCCGCCGTGCGGTGGGTCTGTGCCCACGGCGACCGCTTCGGCGTCGACACCGACCGCGTCGCCGTCGGCGGCGACAGCGCGGGCGGGAACCTCACCGCCGCCATCACGCTGATGGCGCGCGACGACCGGGAGGCCGCCCGCCTCTCGGAGCGTCGGGACGGCCCGCGGGACGCCCCCGAATCGGCCCCCGACATCGCCCATCAGGTACTCATCTACCCCGCAGTGGCCTCTCCGATGATTCAGCGCTTCGACTCCTACGAGGAGAACGGCGAGGGCTACCTGTTGGAGTGGGAGAGCATGGTCAACTACTACGGGAACTACCTGCCCAACCCGGCCCAGCGCAGAAACGAGTACGCCGCGCCACTCCTCGCGCGTGACCTCTCGGGCCTGCCGCCCGCGACGGTCATCACGGCCGGGTTCGACCCCCTCCGCGACGAGGGGCGGGCGTACGCCGACCGACTCGAAGAAGCGGGTGTGACGGTGTCGCGCCACCACTACGAGGGGATGATCCACGCCTTCGTCAACTTCGCCGAGGCGATGGACGCGGCGGGCGAGGCGTTCGACGCCATCGGGGACGACCTGAAGAAGTCCTTCTGA
- a CDS encoding YlbF family regulator gives MSIESPADDAVEHPAARATELASDLGDAITELPAYREFAEAKEAVEASEDAQERIREFEQLREEFMLARQTGNATNEDLRELQAAQEELHDVPVMADFLEARSDLELQLQELNEMISAPLSVDFGEKAGGCCQD, from the coding sequence ATGAGCATCGAATCGCCGGCTGACGACGCTGTCGAGCACCCCGCCGCCCGTGCGACCGAACTCGCCTCCGACCTCGGCGACGCCATCACCGAACTCCCCGCCTACCGGGAGTTCGCAGAGGCCAAAGAGGCGGTCGAGGCCAGCGAGGACGCCCAGGAGCGTATCCGCGAGTTCGAGCAACTCCGCGAGGAGTTCATGCTCGCCCGCCAGACCGGCAACGCGACCAACGAGGACCTCCGCGAACTGCAGGCCGCACAGGAGGAACTCCACGACGTGCCTGTGATGGCCGACTTCCTCGAGGCCCGCTCGGACCTCGAACTCCAGTTGCAGGAACTCAACGAGATGATTTCGGCACCCCTCTCCGTCGACTTCGGCGAGAAGGCCGGCGGGTGCTGTCAGGACTAA
- a CDS encoding DUF7130 family rubredoxin-like protein produces MSDQTSDRTTEGRVVKPGQTVYDEDGTALGVIRGFSEEGFQVRTDESVDHIDFEVDPGQEFGEGYLMWRCAECGEMGDLEGGYPEECPNCGAPKEDLYAWLED; encoded by the coding sequence ATGAGCGACCAGACGAGCGACCGGACCACCGAGGGACGAGTCGTCAAGCCCGGCCAGACCGTGTACGACGAGGACGGGACCGCACTCGGCGTCATCCGCGGGTTCTCCGAGGAGGGGTTCCAGGTCCGCACCGACGAGTCCGTCGACCACATCGACTTCGAGGTGGACCCCGGCCAGGAGTTCGGCGAGGGCTACCTGATGTGGCGCTGTGCGGAGTGCGGCGAGATGGGCGACCTGGAGGGAGGGTATCCGGAGGAGTGTCCCAACTGCGGCGCGCCGAAGGAGGACCTGTACGCCTGGCTGGAGGACTGA
- the dph2 gene encoding diphthamide biosynthesis enzyme Dph2, which yields MSQEPQSEYTEGDLRNTGMSLKHERTWDYELDRIVEAVEERGAKKVGLQFPEGLKRRAPHVADDLRDLLPDDVRVLISGQPCYGACDLDTYMMRRTDVFVHFGHSPMKESEKIIYVPLFSNVEVTPIMEESLAELSDPAEDPDVGLVTTAQHMNKFEEMRTWLEARGFTVHTRRGDDRLTHEGQVLGCNYASADIDADQVLYVGGGKFHPLGLAMEHPDKNVVIADPVNNVVTVADTEKFLKQRYGAVHRAMDAETWGVVFCTKIGQGRWEVANDIVENNENAYLLTMDEVTPDRLTNFGFDAYVNTGCPRITTDDGPQFKQPMLTPGEYEIAIGEKPLDSLSFDTFHGTW from the coding sequence ATGAGTCAGGAACCGCAGTCCGAGTACACCGAGGGCGACCTCCGGAACACGGGGATGTCCCTCAAACACGAGCGGACGTGGGACTACGAACTCGACCGCATCGTCGAGGCAGTCGAGGAGCGGGGCGCGAAGAAGGTCGGCCTGCAGTTTCCCGAGGGGCTGAAACGGCGCGCGCCGCACGTCGCCGACGACCTGCGCGACCTCCTCCCGGACGACGTGCGCGTGCTCATCTCCGGGCAACCCTGCTACGGCGCCTGCGACCTCGACACGTACATGATGCGCCGGACCGACGTGTTCGTCCACTTCGGCCACTCGCCGATGAAGGAGTCGGAGAAGATCATCTACGTCCCGCTGTTCTCCAACGTCGAGGTGACGCCCATCATGGAGGAGTCGCTGGCGGAACTCTCCGACCCCGCGGAGGACCCCGATGTGGGCCTCGTGACGACGGCCCAGCACATGAACAAGTTCGAGGAGATGCGGACGTGGCTGGAAGCACGGGGCTTCACGGTCCACACCCGCCGGGGCGACGACCGACTCACCCACGAGGGGCAGGTCCTCGGGTGTAACTACGCGAGCGCGGACATCGACGCCGATCAGGTGCTGTACGTCGGCGGCGGGAAGTTCCACCCCCTGGGCCTCGCGATGGAACATCCCGACAAGAACGTCGTCATCGCCGACCCCGTCAACAACGTGGTCACCGTCGCAGACACGGAGAAGTTCCTCAAACAGCGCTACGGTGCCGTCCACCGCGCGATGGACGCCGAGACGTGGGGCGTCGTCTTCTGTACGAAGATCGGACAGGGCCGCTGGGAGGTCGCAAACGACATCGTCGAGAACAACGAGAACGCCTACCTGCTGACGATGGACGAGGTGACGCCCGACCGCCTGACGAACTTCGGGTTCGACGCCTACGTCAACACCGGCTGTCCGCGCATCACCACCGACGACGGCCCGCAGTTCAAACAGCCGATGCTCACTCCCGGCGAGTACGAGATAGCCATCGGGGAGAAGCCCCTCGACTCGCTGTCGTTCGACACCTTCCACGGCACCTGGTAA
- a CDS encoding phosphorylase family protein produces MIPNYGDKYGAEALFSPKEVIEMGGGGLPDVPPAVVLGYQPKLTEFVEPRADSPVQIVRSQSLYPVTETVGYVPVHEWGTGAPISAMVTENVIAAGAEAVVLLGGAAGLQTDTPPEAAILPTDAIRDEGVSYHYVPDEVSVTPTASLVDNLDGALSEAGFDTPRGTTWTTGAFYRETVPEIRAYGDDGVITLDMESAAIWAVCQYRGVDTASVHEQGGVLTPEEWQPETHQNRGVTEMFDPVVVGLENHLSDT; encoded by the coding sequence GTGATTCCTAACTACGGGGACAAATACGGCGCGGAAGCACTGTTCTCGCCGAAGGAGGTGATCGAAATGGGGGGTGGGGGACTGCCCGACGTTCCTCCGGCGGTGGTCCTCGGCTACCAGCCGAAACTCACGGAGTTCGTCGAACCGCGGGCCGACTCGCCGGTCCAGATCGTCCGTTCACAGTCCCTGTACCCGGTGACGGAGACGGTCGGGTACGTTCCCGTCCACGAGTGGGGAACCGGCGCCCCGATATCGGCGATGGTCACCGAGAACGTCATCGCGGCGGGCGCCGAGGCCGTCGTCCTGTTGGGTGGTGCAGCAGGACTGCAGACGGACACCCCGCCCGAAGCGGCCATCCTCCCGACCGATGCCATCAGAGACGAGGGAGTCTCCTACCACTACGTCCCCGACGAGGTGTCGGTGACACCGACGGCGTCGCTCGTCGACAACCTGGACGGTGCTCTCTCGGAGGCGGGCTTCGACACACCGCGGGGGACGACGTGGACGACGGGCGCCTTCTACCGCGAGACGGTCCCCGAGATTAGGGCGTACGGCGACGACGGGGTCATCACGTTGGACATGGAATCCGCGGCCATCTGGGCGGTGTGTCAGTACCGCGGTGTCGACACCGCCTCCGTCCACGAGCAGGGAGGTGTTCTCACGCCCGAGGAGTGGCAGCCGGAAACCCACCAGAATCGGGGCGTGACAGAGATGTTCGACCCGGTCGTGGTCGGCTTGGAGAACCACCTGTCTGACACGTAG
- a CDS encoding acyl-CoA dehydrogenase family protein: protein MEYDDSPQAEDLRARANSFMEEVVIPTEREHLGHGPIDPEVVEDLRDQAREYDVFCPQIGEEYGGMGMDFRDVLPLFEEAGRSVLGAPAMRVDAPDEGNMHTLEMFGTEEQKEEYLKPLVNAEIRSGFSMTEPKQGAGSDPKMMKTTAEKDGDEWVIDGHKWWTTNGGIADFFIVMALTDQDAHPYNGASLILVDRDVEGVDVVRDIPHMGQSLMDETHSEVRFDDVRVPEENLLGTLNEGFTHAQQRLGPARLTHCMRFTGMATRSLEIAKAYVSDREGFGSTLSEKQDLRFSIAEAETNLHATRTMVRHAAKQISEGNEARIPVSMCKVFAANATQETIDLAVQACGANGIGKDLPIADFYQAVRAFRIVDGADEVHKRVIARDAFEEVGDQSMENLTTF, encoded by the coding sequence ATGGAGTACGACGACTCCCCGCAAGCGGAGGACCTGCGAGCGCGCGCAAACTCGTTCATGGAGGAGGTGGTCATCCCGACCGAACGGGAGCACCTCGGCCACGGTCCCATCGACCCCGAGGTCGTCGAGGACCTGCGCGACCAGGCACGCGAGTACGACGTCTTCTGCCCACAGATCGGCGAGGAGTACGGCGGCATGGGCATGGACTTCCGCGACGTCCTCCCCCTCTTCGAGGAGGCCGGGCGCTCGGTCCTCGGCGCGCCCGCGATGCGCGTCGACGCCCCCGACGAGGGGAACATGCACACCCTGGAGATGTTCGGCACCGAAGAACAGAAAGAGGAGTACCTGAAGCCCCTCGTGAACGCCGAGATTCGCTCCGGGTTCTCGATGACCGAACCCAAGCAGGGCGCCGGGTCGGACCCGAAGATGATGAAGACCACCGCCGAGAAGGACGGCGACGAGTGGGTCATCGACGGCCACAAGTGGTGGACCACGAACGGCGGTATCGCGGACTTCTTCATCGTGATGGCGCTGACCGATCAGGACGCCCACCCGTACAACGGCGCGTCGCTCATCCTCGTCGACCGCGACGTGGAGGGCGTCGACGTGGTCCGCGACATCCCCCACATGGGCCAGTCGCTCATGGACGAGACGCACTCGGAGGTGCGCTTCGACGACGTCCGCGTCCCCGAGGAGAACCTGCTGGGCACCCTCAACGAGGGGTTCACCCACGCCCAGCAACGCCTCGGCCCCGCCCGTCTCACTCACTGCATGCGCTTTACCGGGATGGCGACCCGGTCGCTCGAAATCGCGAAGGCGTACGTCAGCGACCGCGAGGGCTTCGGGTCGACGCTCTCGGAGAAACAGGACCTGCGCTTTTCCATCGCGGAGGCGGAGACGAATCTCCACGCCACCCGGACGATGGTTCGCCACGCCGCCAAGCAGATTTCCGAGGGCAACGAGGCGCGCATCCCCGTCTCGATGTGTAAGGTGTTCGCCGCCAACGCCACGCAGGAGACCATCGACCTCGCCGTGCAGGCCTGCGGGGCCAACGGCATCGGGAAGGACCTCCCCATCGCGGACTTCTACCAGGCCGTCCGCGCGTTCCGCATCGTCGACGGGGCCGACGAGGTCCACAAGCGCGTCATCGCCCGCGACGCCTTCGAGGAGGTGGGCGACCAGTCGATGGAGAACCTGACGACGTTCTGA